The genomic segment GTCCCGGTAGGCGCCGCCCTCGCGCGCGGCCGCGGGCAGGCGGCGCAGCGAGCGGCCCAGGTACCAGGCGCGCATCCACTTCTTGGTGCGGGGGTGGCGCAGCAGGCGCTTGGCGAGGCCGCCGGCTTCCAGCCCCAGCCGATCGATCGTCGGGGTGCGGATCACCGACACCGGCACGCCGGTGAGCTTCTCGGTCAGCACGATGTCCGCGGCGCGGGCGGCCAGGATGGCCGCCTTGTAGTCGGCGTGGGCCGTGCACTCGTCGGTGGCGATGAAGCGGGTGCCGCACTGCACCGCGGCGTAGCCCTGGTCGAGGGCGGCGCGGAATTCCTGCGGCGCGCCGACGCCGCCGGCGCAGACCAGGGGCAGCCCGTAGCCCGACAGCTCCGCGAACAGCCGCTCCTGCGAGCGGCGCCCCGCGTGCCCGCCGGCGCGGTCGTTGACGCAGATCAGCCCGTCGACGCCGGCGTCCACGGCCTTGGCGGCGAAGCCTTTGCCCGTCACGTCGTGGTAGACGAGGCCGCCCGCGGCGTGGATGCGCTCGACGATCGCGCGCGGGTGGCCCAGGGCGGTCAGGAAGAAGCGCACGTCCTCTGCCAGCGCGATGTCGATCCACGCGTCCAGCCGCCGCTGGTAGCGCTGGAAGCCGTGTTCGAGCAGGACGTTCAGCCCGACCGGGGCGCCGCCCGACAGCTCGCGGATGCGGCGCAGGCCGTCGCGGAAATCCCAGCCGTGCACCGAGGTCAGGGACATCGGCTGCACCACGCCCAAGCCGCCGGCCGCCGAGACGGCGGCCACCAGCTCGGGGTTGCTGCAGGGGAACATCGGCCCGCAGATCAGGGGCGTGCGGACGCCGGCCGCCGCGGTGAATGCCGTCACGCGTGTCATGGCCGCATCGTACCCGGCGCGCGGCGGCAGCGCCAGCGGAGAACGGATCCCGACTAGATGCCGAT from the bacterium genome contains:
- a CDS encoding nitronate monooxygenase, whose product is MTRVTAFTAAAGVRTPLICGPMFPCSNPELVAAVSAAGGLGVVQPMSLTSVHGWDFRDGLRRIRELSGGAPVGLNVLLEHGFQRYQRRLDAWIDIALAEDVRFFLTALGHPRAIVERIHAAGGLVYHDVTGKGFAAKAVDAGVDGLICVNDRAGGHAGRRSQERLFAELSGYGLPLVCAGGVGAPQEFRAALDQGYAAVQCGTRFIATDECTAHADYKAAILAARAADIVLTEKLTGVPVSVIRTPTIDRLGLEAGGLAKRLLRHPRTKKWMRAWYLGRSLRRLPAAAREGGAYRDLWQAGRSVEGIVAVMPAGEVVRRFAAALGDGATGEP